The genomic interval AAGAACGAGATCGCCCGCCTGCGCGGCTACGACAACAACGAGCTGTACGCCGCCGCCAAGGAGCTGCGCGCCCCGTACGAGCTCGTCAGGGAGGTCGCCGAGCTCGGCAAGCTTCCCGTGGTGCTGTTCTCCGCCGGTGGTGTCGCGACCCCGGCCGACGCCGCTCTGATGCGCCAGCTCGGTGCGGAGGGCGTCTTCGTCGGCTCCGGCATCTTCAAGTCCGGCGACCCGGCCAAGCGCGCCGCCGCCATCGTGAAGGCCACCACCTTCTACGACGACCCGAAGATCATCGCGGACGCGTCCCGCAACCTCGGCGAGGCCATGGTCGGCATCAACTGCGACACCCTCCCCGAGACCGAGCGCTACGCCAACCGCGGCTGGTAACCACTCATGAGCACTCCTGTCATAGGCGTCCTGGCCCTGCAGGGCGACGTCCGGGAGCACCTCGTGGCCCTGGCCGCGGCCGACGCCGTGGCCAGGCCGGTACGGCGCCCCGACGAACTCGCCGAGGTGGACGGCCTCGTCCTCCCCGGCGGCGAGTCCACCACGATCTCCAAGCTGGCGGTCCTGTTCGGCGTGATGGAGCCGCTCCGGGCGCGTGTGCGGGACGGCATGCCCGTCTACGGCACCTGCGCGGGGCTGATCATGCTGGCCGACAAGATCCTCGACCCGCGCTCGGGCCAGGAGACGATCGGCGGCATCGACATGATCGTGCGCCGCAACGCCTTCGGACGTCAGAACGAGTCCTTCGAGGCCGCGGTCGATGTCAAGGGCGTTCCGGGCGAGCCTGTGGAGGGCGTCTTCATCCGCGCCCCCTGGGTGGAGTCCGTCGGCGCCCAGGCCGAGGTGCTCGCCGAGCACGACGGTCACATCGTCGCGGTCCGTCAGGGCAACGCGCTCGCCACGTCGTTCCACCCGGAACTGACCGGCGACCACCGCGTGCACTCTCTCTTTGTCGACATGGTGCGCGCGTACCGGACGCGGGAGTCCTTGTAGGATCTCAGGCGTTGGTTGCAGAGATGGGTTACGCGAAGGAGACAGGCAGATGTCCGGCCACTCTAAATGGGCCACGACGAAGCACAAGAAGGCCGTGATCGACGCCAAGCGCGGCAAGCTCTTCGCGAAGCTGATCAAGAACATCGAGGTCGCGGCGCGCATGGGCGGCGTGGACCTGGACGGCAACCCGACGCTGTACGACGCCGTGCAGAAGGCGAAGAAGTCGTCTGTTCCCAACAAGAACATCGACTCCGCCATCAAGCGTGGCGGCGGCCTCGAGGCCGGCGGCGCCGACTACGAGACGATCATGTACGAGGGCTACGGCCCGAACGGCGTCGCGGTGCTCATCGAGTGCCTCACCGACAACCGCAACCGCGCCGCCTCCGACGTGCGGGTCGCCATGACCCGCAACGGCGGCAACATGGCCGACCCCGGCTCGGTGTCGTACCTCTTCAACCGCAAGGGCGTCGTCATCGTCCCCAAGGGCGAGCTCACCGAGGACGACGTGCTCGGTGCCGTCCTGGACGCGGGCGCCGAGGAGGTCAACGACCTGGGCGAGTCCTTCGAGATCCTCAGCGAGGCCACCGACCTGGTCGCGGTCCGCACCGCCCTCCAGGAAGCCGGGATCGACTACGACTCCGCCGACGCCAACTTCGTCCCGACCATGCAGGTCGAGCTGGACGAGGAGGGCGCCAGGAAGATCTTCAGGCTGATCGACGCCCTGGAGGACAGCGACGACGTCCAGAACGTCTTCGCCAACTTCGACGTCAGCGACGAGGTCATGGAGAAGGTCGACGCGTAGCGCTGCGAACTGAGCGGATCCGGCGGGCCGGTGGGACACACCCCACCGGCCCGCCGCCGTTGTCGGTGGCAGCAGATAGCCTGCACAAACAGGAGATCGAGAGGGAGGGGCACGGTGCGCGTACTCGGGGTGGACCCCGGACTCACACGCTGCGGTGTGGGCGTCGTCGAGGGGGTGGCGGGCCGACCCCTGACCATGCTCGGCGTCGGAGTCGTGCGCACGCCCTCGGACGCCGAGTTGGGACAGCGGCTCGTCGCCGTCGAGCAGGGCATCGAGCAGTGGCTGGACCAGCACCGGCCCGAATTCGTCGCCGTGGAGCGGGTGTTCAGCCAGCACAACGTCCGTACGGTGATGGGCACCGCCCAGGCCAGCGCCGTCGCCATGCTGTGCGCCGCCCGCCGCGGCATCCCCGTCGCCCTGCACACCCCGAGCGAGGTCAAGGCCGCCGTCACCGGCAGCGGCCGCGCCGACAAGGCGCAGGTCGGCGCCATGGTCACCCGCCTGCTGCGGCTGGACGCACCCCCGAAACCGGCCGACGCCGCCGACGCTCTCGCACTCGCCATCTGCCACATCTGGCGCGCGCCCGCCCAGAACCGACTCCAGCAGGCCGTCGCCCTGCACACAGCCACAGCACGGAAAGGCCGTACGGCATGATCGCCTTCGTGAGCGGCACCATCGCCGCACTCGCTCCCGACACCGCGGTGGTCGAGGTCGGCGGTGTCGGCATGGCGGTGCAGTGCACGCCGAACACGCTGTCGACCCTTCGCCTCGGTCAGCCGGCCAAGCTCGCCACCTCCCTGGTCGTACGCGAGGACTCCCTCACCCTCTACGGTTTCGTCGACGACGACGAGCGCCAGATCTTCGAACTGCTCCAGACCGCCAGCGGAGTCGGCCCGCGCCTCGCCCA from Streptomyces sp. CC0208 carries:
- the ruvC gene encoding crossover junction endodeoxyribonuclease RuvC, whose amino-acid sequence is MRVLGVDPGLTRCGVGVVEGVAGRPLTMLGVGVVRTPSDAELGQRLVAVEQGIEQWLDQHRPEFVAVERVFSQHNVRTVMGTAQASAVAMLCAARRGIPVALHTPSEVKAAVTGSGRADKAQVGAMVTRLLRLDAPPKPADAADALALAICHIWRAPAQNRLQQAVALHTATARKGRTA
- a CDS encoding YebC/PmpR family DNA-binding transcriptional regulator, producing MSGHSKWATTKHKKAVIDAKRGKLFAKLIKNIEVAARMGGVDLDGNPTLYDAVQKAKKSSVPNKNIDSAIKRGGGLEAGGADYETIMYEGYGPNGVAVLIECLTDNRNRAASDVRVAMTRNGGNMADPGSVSYLFNRKGVVIVPKGELTEDDVLGAVLDAGAEEVNDLGESFEILSEATDLVAVRTALQEAGIDYDSADANFVPTMQVELDEEGARKIFRLIDALEDSDDVQNVFANFDVSDEVMEKVDA
- the pdxT gene encoding pyridoxal 5'-phosphate synthase glutaminase subunit PdxT, which encodes MSTPVIGVLALQGDVREHLVALAAADAVARPVRRPDELAEVDGLVLPGGESTTISKLAVLFGVMEPLRARVRDGMPVYGTCAGLIMLADKILDPRSGQETIGGIDMIVRRNAFGRQNESFEAAVDVKGVPGEPVEGVFIRAPWVESVGAQAEVLAEHDGHIVAVRQGNALATSFHPELTGDHRVHSLFVDMVRAYRTRESL